CGGCCGTTTAACTGACCTGCTCGGCCCCGGACTTGCCTGTAAATTCGGTCTACTCCTGCGGACGCCGCCCGACGTGGCCGGGGTAGTCGCGCTCGAACCGGTCCTCTATCTCCGCCTCGCCGAACTCGATGATTACCGGCCGACCGTGGGGGCAGGCGTAGGGGTTCTCGCAGTCGTCCAGCGCCGAGAGGAGTTCCACGACCGACCCCTCCCGGAGCGAGGTGTTCCCCGTAATCGAGGGGTAACAGGCGAGGTCCGCCAGCAGGTCGTCGGCGACCGCCGCGACCGTGTCGCCTCGGTCGTCGGGGTCGGTCGAGACGAACTCGCCGAGCGCGTCCCGGAGGAGTTCGGGGTCGAGCGCGGCGTCCAGCACGGTCGGTACGGTCCGGACGACCACTCGGCGGTCGCTCTCGCCGTCTCCCTCGGCGCGCTCGGCCCGAAAGCCGAGTCGCTCCAGCGGTTCGCGGTACTCCTCGAACACCGCGGCCTCGCCCGCGGTCAGTTCGAGTTCCACCGGTTGGGCGAGCATCTGTGTGGTCGCGTCGTCTTCGAACTCCGCCTGTAGCCGCTCGTAGTTGACCCGCTCGTCGGCGGCGTGCTGGTCCACCAGCACCAGTCCCTCGGGCGTCTCGGCCACGACGTAGGTGTCGTGGAGTTGGCCCAGAATCCGCATCCGCGGGAGGGTGTCGAACGCCGGGTCGTCGGTCGTCTCCCCCGAGAGCGTCCCGGACTCCGTGGGAGCCGAGAACTTCCGCGCGGCGTCCGCGTCGGCGGACGGAGACCCCTCGGACGCAGCGTCGGTCTCCCAGGACTCGCGCTCGGATGTGGACGGAGTCGCGTCAGTTGCGTTCGGGGACGAACTCGGGTCAGTTCCGCTCGGGGACGGACCCGCCTCAGGTCCGACTGTCGTCCCGTCGCTCGCGTCGCTCGAACGCGGTTCCGCCGCCGCGCTCCCGCGCTCGCTCGCGTGCGAACTCGTCCGCTCGCTGGCGGTCGAACTGCGTCCTCCGGTCTCCGGCGACCCAGCGTCCGCTTCCGCGGTCTCCGGGTCCGCCTCGGCAGTTCCGGACGTGGCCCCCGCGGTCTCCGAGGCGTCGAGCGTCGATTGCTCGCGCTCTGCACTGTCGGCTTCTGGGGTCAGTTCGGTCTGCTCGACTCTGGTGCTATTTCCGCGGTCACTCCCTCGGTCGGGGTCGCTCCGGTGCTCGGTCGCGCCGCCGCCGTCGTCACGCTCGGGTTCGACGCGGGCCTCGTCGGGCGCGCTCCGGCCTCGGGGGGCCGACGACCGGACCAGTCCGTGGTCCAGCAGGGCCTCTTCGACCGCGGTCTCGACCGTCTCCTTCACGGCGCTCTCGTCGCCCCACCGGACCTCCATCTTGCGCGGGTGGACGTTGACGTCCACCTCGTCTGGGGCCACGTCGAGGAACAGGACCGCGAAGGGGTAGCGCTCGGCCGATAGCTGGCCGCCGTAAGCCGAGAGGACCGCCTCGCGGACGACCGGCGAACTCACGTACCGACCGTTGACGTAGGTGGAGACGTACTCGCGGGTGCTTCGGGTCGTCTCGGGGTCGCTGACGTAGCCCGAGACCGTGACGCCGCGGTCGGTCTCGGACTCTTCGACCGCTATCATCGACGTGGCGACCTCCCGGCCGTAGACCGACAGGAGCGCCGACTGGAGGTCGCCGCGGCCGGTCGTGGCGAACACCTCGCGGTCGTCGTGGGTCAGCGACACCGCCACGTCGGGGTTGGCCAGCGCGTAGCGCGTGACGACCGTGTTGACGTGCGAGAACTCGGTGGTCGTCGTCTTGAGGTACTTCCGGCGCGCGGGGGTGTTGTAGAACAGGTCGGTGACCTCCACGGTGGTCCCTTCCGGGCACCCCGCGGGACCCACCGACTCGACCTCGCCGCCTTCCAGTCGGAGTTCGGTGCCCTCGGTCCCGCCGCGCGGTTTCGAGGTAATTGTCACCCGCGCCACCGCGCCGATAGTGTGGAGCGCCTCGCCCCGGAAGCC
This portion of the Halorussus sp. MSC15.2 genome encodes:
- the mutL gene encoding DNA mismatch repair endonuclease MutL, yielding MSDRITQLDDATIRQIAAGEVVERPASVVKELVENSLDADADRIDVTVEEGGTEGIAVSDDGIGMSETDLRAAVREHTTSKIEDADDLEAGVTTLGFRGEALHTIGAVARVTITSKPRGGTEGTELRLEGGEVESVGPAGCPEGTTVEVTDLFYNTPARRKYLKTTTTEFSHVNTVVTRYALANPDVAVSLTHDDREVFATTGRGDLQSALLSVYGREVATSMIAVEESETDRGVTVSGYVSDPETTRSTREYVSTYVNGRYVSSPVVREAVLSAYGGQLSAERYPFAVLFLDVAPDEVDVNVHPRKMEVRWGDESAVKETVETAVEEALLDHGLVRSSAPRGRSAPDEARVEPERDDGGGATEHRSDPDRGSDRGNSTRVEQTELTPEADSAEREQSTLDASETAGATSGTAEADPETAEADAGSPETGGRSSTASERTSSHASERGSAAAEPRSSDASDGTTVGPEAGPSPSGTDPSSSPNATDATPSTSERESWETDAASEGSPSADADAARKFSAPTESGTLSGETTDDPAFDTLPRMRILGQLHDTYVVAETPEGLVLVDQHAADERVNYERLQAEFEDDATTQMLAQPVELELTAGEAAVFEEYREPLERLGFRAERAEGDGESDRRVVVRTVPTVLDAALDPELLRDALGEFVSTDPDDRGDTVAAVADDLLADLACYPSITGNTSLREGSVVELLSALDDCENPYACPHGRPVIIEFGEAEIEDRFERDYPGHVGRRPQE